A genomic stretch from Engraulis encrasicolus isolate BLACKSEA-1 chromosome 12, IST_EnEncr_1.0, whole genome shotgun sequence includes:
- the sts gene encoding steryl-sulfatase: MASHWTLSCAILVACASARAAPDSSRRPNFVLFMVDDMGIGDLGCYGNDTLKTPNIDRLAEEGVRLTQHIASSPLCTPSRAGFLTGRYPIRSGMAGHYDVGVYIISASSGGLPPRELTFARLAKEQGYSTALIGKWHLGLNCDRHDDLCHHPNSHGFDHFYGISMTNLRDCTPGNGSVFLFAFDHVPYGALAAALLTVALLQACGVVPVSRRTLLVMLGVSALSVAAVFLTFLNTFRPLNCFLMRNAEVVEQPYVAENLTRRMTAEALEFIQENSEKPFLLFLSFLQVHTALFASPHFRGRSSHGIYGDAVMEVDWSVGEVLRALESQQLTNQTLVYLTSDQGPHLEEISIRGEVHHGYTGIYRAGKSTNFEGGIRVPGLLRWPGGFAGGRDVSEATSNMDIFPTVVKLAGATMPQDREIDGRDLMPLLRGESEHSEHEFLFHYCNAYLNAVRWTPRNGSAVWKVFFFTPVFHPENSSTCFHTHACFCTPDYVTFHQPPLLYDLARDPSESRPLTPDTEPAFHAVMEAVAEATERHRRGVEPVPDQLAPGHVLWKPWLQPCCSSWSQLCHCARDHQQGQTLLSQ, translated from the exons ATGGCGAGTCACTGGACCTTGTCATGCGCAATTTTGGTGGCGTGCGCCTCTGCACGCGCCGCTCCAGACTCCAGCAGAAGACCCAATTTCGTGTTGTTCATGGTCGACGACATGGGAATTGGAGACCTGGGGTGTTACGGAAATGACACGTTGAa gaccccTAACATAGACCGACTGGCAGAGGAGGGAGTGCGTCTAACACAGCACATTGCCTCGTCACCCCTATGCACCCCAAGCAGGGCGGGATTTCTGACTGGACGCTACCCTATAcgctctg gcatGGCAGGTCACTACGATGTAGGTGTGTACATCATCTCCGCATCCTCGGGTGGACTACCTCCCCGGGAACTGACCTTCGCCAGATTGGCCAAAGAACAGGGATACTCCACCGCTCTCATAG GCAAGTGGCACCTGGGCCTCAACTGTGATCGCCATGACGACCTGTGCCACCACCCCAACAGCCACGGGTTCGACCACTTCTACGGCATCAGCATGACCAACCTGCGTGACTGCACGCCAGGCAATGGCTCCGTCTTCCTCTTCGCCTTCGACCACGTGCCCTACGGCGCACTGGCAGCCGCCCTCCTGACGGTGGCGCTGTTGCag GCGTGTGGCGTGGTGCCCGTGTCCCGGCGGACGCTGTTGGTCATGCTGGGCGTGTCGGCTCTCTCGGTGGCCGCCGTGTTCCTGACGTTCCTCAACACGTTCCGCCCGCTCAACTGCTTCCTGATGCGGAACGCGGAGGTGGTGGAACAGCCGTACGTGGCCGAGAACTTGACGCGCAGGATGACCGCTGAGGCCCTGGAGTTCATACAGGA gAACTCGGAGAagcctttcctcctcttcctctctttcctgcAGGTGCACACGGCACTCTTCGCCTCGCCTCACTTCCGGGGGCGGAGCTCCCACGGTATCTATGGCGACGCCGTCATGGAGGTGGATTGGAGTGTGG GTGAGGTGTTGCGCGCTCTAGAGAGTCAACAGCTGACCAATCAGACTCTAGTATACCTGACGTCAGACCAGGGCCCTCACCTGGAGGAAATCTCAATACGGGGGGAGGTGCACCACGGATACACTGGCATCTATAGAg CGGGCAAGTCCACTAACTTTGAGGGTGGCATCCGCGTGCCAGGCCTGCTGCGCTGGCCGGGCGGCTTCGCTGGGGGCAGGGACGTCTCGGAGGCTACCAGCAACATGGACATATTCCCCACCGTGGTGAAGCTGGCCGGAGCAACCATGCCTCAGGACAG ggAGATAGATGGCCGTGATCTGATGCCGCTCTTGCGAGGAGAATCGGAACATTCGGAGCACGAGTTCCTGTTCCATTACTGTAACGCCTACCTCAATGCCGTACGCTGGACACCACgcaacg GTTCCGCCGTGTGGAAGGTGTTCTTCTTCACGCCCGTCTTCCACCCGGAGAACAGCTCGACCTGCTTCCACACGCACGCTTGCTTCTGCACACCTGACTACGTCACCTTCCACCAGCCGCCGCTGCTCTATGACCTGGCCAGGGACCCGTCCGAGAGCCGCCCGCTCACGCCCGACACCGAGCCGGCCTTCCACGCCGTGATGGAGGCGGTGGCGGAGGCCACGGAGAGGCACCGGCGAGGGGTGGAGCCCGTGCCCGACCAGCTGGCGCCCGGACACGTGCTCTGGAAACCCTGGCTGCAGCCCTGCTGCTCATCCTGGAGCCAGCTGTGTCACTGTGCCCGCGATCACCAACAGGGCCAGACGCTGCTCTCACAAtaa